The Anopheles merus strain MAF chromosome 2L, AmerM5.1, whole genome shotgun sequence genome has a segment encoding these proteins:
- the LOC121593371 gene encoding polycomb group protein Pc yields the protein MENGSDDRVYAAEKIMKKRIRAGKAEYHVKWKGWSQRHNTWEPEENILDQRLIEIFEKSVRGSSTPKRKKKAIIEDSDDDELPSSTMSPTPEPELPKKEERKEAKKDREDKHQLQQQQQHHHHHHHHHHHHQGGTKKEKDVANISNSSLNSGAESSKRNSSSISPSHHHGGSSSTKIEKSSPHLASGTADSSLVAGGAGGVTGTVGMQPLPSLKISISADRSAELVGNDHDTNSNSSDDQPLSHKDVIGTKRKAEVLSKGGKVGVTIKTSSPGDESPSSSTLLKAQRLEVSPLSGVGGPAVAGGSTVAPISTTFGKLDMKAAAPLSPDTPASRPESNIPPPAEPNAQLPGGAAAVVVAAGGLPAGREEGNPLEGQVAGQQAQQHQQQPGAAANGGDAFPLSNGNGPNNINNNNNNLNNNNNNNSINKHVSTLTLSPRAAPPRLWLPKAQTTNQVFITDVTVNLETVTIRECKTEAGFFKTRDMQQQQQQQQEQQQQLQQEQHQQQQPRVGDLLSN from the exons ATGGAGAACGGATCCGACGATCGGGTGTATGCGGCGGagaaaatcatgaaaaaacgCATCCGGGCG GGCAAGGCGGAGTATCACGTGAAATGGAAGGGCTGGAGCCAGCGCCACAACACCTGGGAGCCGGAGGAGAACATCCTCGACCAGCGGTTGATCGAGATATTCGAAAAGTCGGTCCGCGGCTCATCCACCCCGAAGCGCAAGAAGAAGGCAATCATCGAAGATTcggacgacgacgagctgCCGTCCAGCACGATGTCGCCCACCCCCGAACCGGAGCTGCCGAAAAAGGAGGAGCGCAAGGAGGCAAAGAAGGACCGTGAAGATAAGcatcagctgcagcagcagcagcagcatcatcaccatcaccatcatcatcaccaccatcaccagggCGGTACAAAGAAGGAGAAGGACGTGGCCAACATTTCGAACAGCAGCTTAAACAGTGGCGCCGAAAGCTCAAAgcgaaacagcagcagcatcagcccGAGCCACCATCATGGTGGCAGCTCGTCGACAAAGATTGAAAAATCGTCCCCACACTTGGCGTCGGGTACGGCGGACTCGTCACTAGTCGCTGGTGGAGCCGGCGGCGTCACCGGAACGGTCGGTATGCAGCCGCTGCCCAGCCTGAAGATCTCCATTTCCGCCGATCGGTCCGCCGAGCTGGTGGGCAACGATCACGACACCAACTCGAACTCGAGCGACGATCAACCGCTCAGCCACAAGGACGTGATCGGCACGAAGCGGAAGGCCGAGGTCCTGTCGAAGGGGGGCAAGGTGGGTGTGACGATCAAAACGTCCTCGCCCGGTGACGAatcgcccagcagcagcacgctgCTGAAGGCGCAGCGGCTCGAGGTGAGCCCGCTGTCCGGGGTCGGCGGTCCGGCCGTCGCCGGCGGCTCGACCGTCGCCCCGATCAGTACCACCTTCGGCAAGCTGGACATGAAGGCGGCCGCTCCACTGTCGCCCGACACGCCCGCCTCCCGGCCCGAATCGAACATTCCGCCGCCGGCCGAACCGAACGCACAGCTGCCGGgcggggcggcggcggtggtggtcgcAGCCGGTGGACTGCCCGCCGGCCGAGAGGAGGGAAACCCGCTGGAGGGGCAGGTTGCTGGCCAGCAggcccagcagcaccagcagcaaccgggCGCCGCGGCGAACGGTGGGGACGCATTTCCGCTGAGCAACGGTAACGGTCcgaacaacatcaacaacaacaacaacaaccttaacaacaacaataacaataacagtATCAACAAACATGTCAGCACGCTAACGCTGTCGCCGCGAGCCGCCCCACCCCGCCTCTGGCTGCCGAAGGCACAAACGACCAACCAGGTGTTTATCACGGATGTGACGGTCAACCTGGAGACGGTCACGATTCGGGAGTGCAAGACGGAGGCAGGCTTCTTCAAGACGCGGgacatgcagcagcagcagcagcagcagcaagagcagcagcaacaacttcAGCAAgagcaacaccaacaacagcagcccCGGGTCGGTGATCTGCTAAGCAATTAA